From the genome of Papaver somniferum cultivar HN1 chromosome 2, ASM357369v1, whole genome shotgun sequence, one region includes:
- the LOC113351153 gene encoding uncharacterized protein LOC113351153, which translates to MIIALAAQKQWKIFQMYVKSAFLNGVLEEEVYVEQPAGYVMEVSLYVDDLIFTGNNSEMIKEFWEDMVKEFEMTYLGLMSYFLGIDVQQTERGIFINQQRYAEGILKHFKMDNCNPILTPTKERLKLTKDESGELVNSTYFKSLVGCLRYLTSTRPDIMYAVGLVSRFMESPRQSHLQVAKRILKYVK; encoded by the exons ATGATCATTGCTCTAGCTGCTCAGAAGCAATGGAAGATATTTCAGATGTATGTAAAGAGTGCATTCTTGAATGGTGTACTAGAAGAAGAAGTATATGTTGAGCAACCAGCAGGTTATGTTATGGAGG TTTCTTTGTACGTGGATGATCTTATTTTTACTGGAAATAActcagagatgatcaaggaattctGGGAGGATATGGTGAAAGAGTTTGAGATGACATATCTTGGATTAATGTCATACTTTCTTGGCATTGATGTACAACAAACAGAAAGAGGTATCTTTATTAATCAACAGAGATATGCAGAAGGAATACTTAAGCatttcaagatggataattgtaatccaatTTTAACACCAACTAAAGAAAGGTTGAAGCTAACAAAAGATGAATCAGGAGAACTTGTGAACTCAACATATTTTAAGAGTCTTGTTGGATGTCTGAGATATTTAACTTCTACAAGACCGGACATTATGTATGCAGTTGGATTAGTTAGTAGGTTTATGGAGTCACCAAGACAGTCACATCTACAAGTTGCAAAGAGGATTTTGAAGTATGTCAAATGA
- the LOC113351154 gene encoding thebaine 6-O-demethylase-like, which yields MKQLSMVLFNKMENALQVQAAEIKGMSEVFKDRTQAMRMNYYPPCPKPNLAIGLTSHSDFGGLTILLQINEVEGLQIKKDGTWISVKPLPNAFVVNVGDIMEVFI from the coding sequence ATGAAACAGTTATCCATGGTTCTCTTTAATAAGATGGAAAATGCTCTACAAGTACAAGCAGCCGAGATTAAGGGTATGTCAGAGGTGTTTAAAGATAGGACACAAGCAATGAGGATGAACTATTATCCCCCTTGTCCTAAACCAAATCTCGCAATCGGTCTTACGTCGCACTCGGATTTTGGAGGTTTGACAATCCTCCTTCAAATCAACGAAGTGGAAGGATTACAGATAAAAAAAGATGGGACATGGATTTCAGTCAAACCTCTACCTAATGCGTTCGTAGTGAATGTTGGAGATATTATGGAGGTATTTATTTAA